In one window of Candidatus Scalindua sp. DNA:
- the ahbD gene encoding heme b synthase, whose translation MKSIQKKSPDHHNREEGTIKDVYGKIKDHDHSKVSQQYMKNMKNQLRLVFWETTAGCNLECIHCRRLDVSTQLANDDLTTKESFELVDAIAEAGNPILVLSGGEPLFRPDIFDIAKHAVDKGLTVALATNGTLVDEAMARKIVDAGVSRVSISLDGADAETHDKFRKLKGSFEQAIRGFNHLKAQGMGMQVNCTIAKHNENQLRDLYNLAVKLGAEAIHIFMLVPVGCGVEIADDQMLAPERYEELLNLFYDLSKEAVIQTKATCSPHYFRIMRERAKEEGIKITPKTHGMAAMTKGCLAGTGVCFVSHKGEVFPCGYLPVEAGHIKKQKFKDIWKDSAVFAKLREPDLLGGKCGECEYKKVCEGCRARAFYETGDYMAEEPYCIYKPKLMSKGETVG comes from the coding sequence AGGATGTTTACGGGAAGATAAAAGACCACGACCACTCTAAGGTCTCTCAGCAATATATGAAAAATATGAAAAACCAGCTTCGTCTTGTGTTCTGGGAAACAACTGCGGGTTGTAATCTGGAATGTATCCACTGTAGAAGGCTAGACGTAAGTACCCAGCTGGCCAATGACGATCTGACCACAAAAGAGTCATTCGAGCTCGTCGACGCTATAGCCGAAGCAGGCAACCCGATCCTTGTCTTAAGCGGGGGAGAACCTCTTTTTCGCCCAGACATATTCGATATTGCGAAACACGCAGTGGATAAAGGTTTAACCGTGGCACTAGCTACCAATGGAACCCTGGTAGACGAAGCCATGGCCAGGAAAATTGTGGATGCCGGGGTATCCAGGGTTTCCATTAGCCTTGACGGCGCCGACGCTGAGACCCATGATAAATTCCGCAAACTAAAGGGTTCATTTGAACAGGCCATCAGAGGGTTCAACCATTTAAAAGCACAGGGTATGGGCATGCAAGTTAACTGTACGATTGCAAAACACAATGAAAATCAGCTTCGTGACCTCTATAACCTTGCCGTAAAACTGGGCGCCGAGGCCATTCACATATTCATGCTCGTTCCGGTAGGTTGCGGGGTTGAAATTGCCGACGACCAGATGCTGGCCCCGGAAAGGTACGAAGAACTGCTGAACCTTTTTTATGATTTATCCAAAGAAGCGGTTATCCAGACAAAGGCAACCTGTTCACCTCACTATTTCAGGATAATGCGCGAGCGAGCAAAAGAAGAGGGTATTAAAATTACACCAAAAACACATGGAATGGCCGCAATGACAAAAGGTTGTCTTGCTGGAACCGGAGTGTGCTTTGTCTCTCATAAAGGAGAAGTTTTCCCCTGTGGATATCTGCCTGTTGAAGCCGGACACATCAAAAAACAGAAATTTAAAGATATCTGGAAGGACTCTGCTGTCTTTGCCAAACTCAGAGAACCGGATTTGCTTGGAGGAAAGTGTGGTGAATGCGAATATAAAAAGGTTTGCGAAGGATGCAGAGCCCGTGCGTTTTATGAAACAGGGGATTATATGGCAGAAGAGCCATACTGTATATACAAACCGAAGCTTATGAGCAAGGGAGAAACCGTAGGATAA
- the amrB gene encoding AmmeMemoRadiSam system protein B: MHKCLKFFCCLLIGLTSSSLFSGKEAFSEQDLLQEKNIRESVAAGRFYPDTAGELRKEINTLLGKERTEDLQGKPLAIISPHAGYQYSGSVAAYGYRAIKNYSYKRVIVIGPSHYSRYIGASIPDVSYYKTPLGLVKVDQGICNNLINNPPMLGTFKNAHLREHSLEIQLPFLQETLKDFKLIPILVSKLNNETIELIAEKIKPFIDEETLIVVSSDFTHYGPSYGYVPKFKDGDVKENIQRLDYGTFERILAKDLNGLIRYKQATRINACGFMPIALLLKLLPSDARGKVLNYDSSGNQTGNFENSVSYASIVFTSGE; the protein is encoded by the coding sequence ATGCATAAATGTCTAAAATTCTTTTGTTGCTTACTCATTGGTTTAACATCCTCTTCTCTCTTCTCAGGAAAAGAGGCCTTCTCAGAGCAGGACCTGCTTCAAGAGAAAAATATCCGTGAATCTGTCGCAGCCGGACGCTTCTATCCGGACACTGCAGGTGAACTGAGAAAAGAGATAAACACTCTTTTGGGTAAGGAGCGCACCGAAGACTTACAAGGCAAGCCCCTAGCAATAATTTCACCACATGCAGGCTATCAGTATTCTGGTTCCGTTGCAGCATATGGATATCGTGCAATAAAGAACTATAGCTATAAAAGAGTCATCGTAATTGGGCCTAGTCATTACTCCAGATATATAGGGGCCTCAATCCCTGACGTTAGTTACTACAAAACACCCTTAGGATTGGTAAAGGTTGATCAGGGGATATGCAACAACCTCATCAACAACCCACCAATGTTAGGCACATTTAAAAATGCACACCTGAGAGAACATTCTCTGGAGATACAATTGCCGTTCTTACAGGAAACACTCAAGGATTTCAAACTTATCCCTATACTGGTAAGCAAACTCAACAATGAAACAATAGAGTTAATTGCAGAGAAAATCAAACCGTTTATTGATGAAGAGACCCTGATCGTTGTAAGTTCTGATTTCACCCATTATGGTCCTTCGTATGGCTATGTTCCAAAATTCAAAGATGGTGATGTAAAGGAAAATATTCAAAGGCTTGACTATGGAACGTTTGAACGCATCCTTGCAAAGGATCTGAATGGTTTAATCAGATACAAACAGGCTACGAGGATAAATGCTTGCGGGTTTATGCCAATTGCATTGTTATTAAAACTCTTACCCAGTGATGCCCGCGGAAAGGTACTGAATTACGATTCTTCCGGCAATCAAACAGGGAATTTTGAGAATTCTGTAAGTTACGCTTCAATTGTTTTTACCAGTGGAGAGTAA